The following are from one region of the Oreochromis aureus strain Israel breed Guangdong linkage group 1, ZZ_aureus, whole genome shotgun sequence genome:
- the LOC116319087 gene encoding potassium voltage-gated channel subfamily G member 4-like, with the protein MPIISNANHDFSTYSISSDDSSLDRFFTEIPETETLKGVYFQRAQLLRDPKASYVVDRTLQVLVNVGGNRYTFPWSTLEQFPQSRLGRLRFCTTPEEIARLCDDYDETCQEFFFDRNPTAFRVILNFLAAGKLRLLRELCAVSLHDELDYWGVDPGHMERCCRRRMMARVEEVAERERKEEEWRQKRMMLKKTSTQTEKGYRRLIVVLRDMVENPHSGLAGKMFACLSIVMVMVTVISLCISTMPDLRDEETKGECSQKCHNMFVVESICVAWFTLEFVLRFINAQSKLAFARGPLNIIDAVAILPYYVSLVVDIKDESHEDVIMGAGRGYLDKLSLILRLLRALRILYVMRLARHSLGLQTLGVTMQRSMREFGLLLLFVCVAVTLFSPLVHLAESELAPFAATHPHHSFSSIPASYWWAIISMTTVGYGDMVPRSIPGQIVALTSILSGILIMAFPATSIFHTFSRSYQELKQEYKRVWKEERDEEIAAESGKSCSEDHSSLDELKSVSKNGNDGMKSSKTPTLPSAAF; encoded by the exons ATGCCCATCATCAGCAATGCCAACCACGACTTCAGCACCTACTCCATCAGCAGCGACGACAGCAGCCTCGACCGCTTCTTCACTGAGATCCCGGAGACCGAGACCCTCAAAGGCGTTTACTTCCAGCGCGCCCAGCTCCTGCGCGACCCGAAGGCGTCGTATGTGGTCGACCGCACCCTGCAGGTTCTGGTCAATGTCGGCGGCAACCGCTACACCTTCCCCTGGAGCACGCTGGAGCAGTTTCCTCAGAGTCGTCTGGGTCGCCTGCGCTTCTGCACCACCCCTGAGGAGATCGCACGACTCTGCGACGACTACGATGAGACCTGCCAGGAGTTCTTCTTCGACCGAAACCCAACAGCCTTTAGGGTCATCCTCAACTTCTTGGCAGCAGGCAAACTGCGTCTGCTCCGGGAGTTATGTGCCGTTTCACTGCACGACGAGCTCGACTACTGGGGCGTGGACCCCGGCCACATGGAGCGCTGCTGCCGCCGTCGCATGATGGCCCGGGTGGAGGAGGTGGCGGAGCGGGAGCGTAAAGAGGAAGAGTGGAGGCAGAAGAGGATGATGCTGAAGAAGACcagcacacaaactgaaaaggGCTATCGCAGACTGATCGTGGTGCTGCGCGATATGGTGGAAAACCCTCACTCCGGGCTGGCCGGGAAGATGTTCGCCTGCCTCTCCATCGTCATGGTGATGGTCACCGTCATCAGTCTGTGCATCAGCACCATGCCGGACCTCCGAGATGAGGAGACGAAG GGCGAGTGCTCCCAGAAGTGTCACAACATGTTCGTGGTGGAGTCCATCTGCGTGGCCTGGTTCACCTTGGAGTTTGTGCTGCGATTTATCAACGCCCAGAGCAAGCTGGCCTTCGCCCGCGGCCCGCTCAACATCATCGACGCCGTTGCCATCCTGCCGTACTACGTGTCCCTGGTGGTCGACATCAAAGACGAGTCGCACGAGGATGTCATCATGGGGGCCGGCAGAGGCTACCTGGACAAACTGAGCCTGATCCTTCGCCTGCTGCGAGCCCTACGGATCCTCTACGTGATGCGGCTGGCTCGCCACTCTCTGGGCCTGCAGACGCTCGGGGTGACCATGCAGCGCAGCATGAGGGAGTTcggcctgctgctgctgttcgtCTGCGTGGCCGTGACCCTCTTCTCACCTCTGGTTCATCTAGCAGAGAGCGAGCTGGCGCCGTTTGCCGCCACGCACCCCCACCACAGCTTCAGCAGCATCCCGGCCTCTTACTGGTGGGCCATCATCTCCATGACCACCGTGGGCTACGGCGACATGGTGCCGCGCAGCATCCCCGGACAGATAGTGGCGCTGACCAGCATCCTGAGCGGCATCCTCATCATGGCGTTCCCGGCCACCTCCATCTTCCACACCTTCTCTCGCTCATATCAGGAGCTCAAGCAGGAGTACAAGAGGGTGTGGAAGGAGGAGCGGGACGAGGAAATAGCTGCCGAGTCGGGGAAGAGCTGCTCCGAGGATCATTCTTCATTAGATGAGCTCAAATCCGTGTCGAAGAATGGAAATGATGGGATGAAGTCGAGCAAGACTCCCACACTCCCGTCTGCAGCGTTCTGA